A DNA window from Rhipicephalus sanguineus isolate Rsan-2018 chromosome 8, BIME_Rsan_1.4, whole genome shotgun sequence contains the following coding sequences:
- the LOC119403169 gene encoding transmembrane protein 45B has translation MGTFKGHAIPGTFLFIFGTWWTFQVWRNYIRSRQNKQRYACRCSYPVPGVPRKFSIEGIFKIVACTYGIASESRAMTEGAYSENGAIIQHNSMYAFYLLNGVVDVLYNAGFPFPQHTDYVAMLLAVTSEGLLFYFHVHGRAHLDVMVHTLLVCTIVAVVICIVAEMCRPRSVLASLGRAYFCLLQATWMWQVAFILYNPVPGHKPWDVHSHMDMMLAASVFAWHMMAVLVYVGALGAVAWAVNRTCGRFCHDIISNYAEDAVDFRETFVKRDM, from the coding sequence ATGGGCACCTTCAAAGGCCATGCAATACCCGGGACCTTCCTCTTCATTTTCGGAACATGGTGGACTTTTCAGGTATGGCGGAACTACATCCGCAGCAGGCAGAACAAGCAACGCTACGCATGCCGTTGCTCGTACCCGGTACCCGGTGTGCCCCGGAAATTCAGCATAGAAGGCATCTTCAAGATCGTCGCCTGCACCTACGGTATTGCCAGCGAGTCTCGCGCTATGACAGAAGGCGCCTACTCCGAAAACGGCGCTATCATTCAGCACAATTCTATGTACGCGTTTTACCTGCTCAACGGCGTCGTGGACGTCTTGTACAACGCCGGATTCCCATTCCCGCAGCACACGGACTACGTGGCGATGTTGCTCGCCGTGACCTCCGAGGGCCTGCTCTTCTACTTCCACGTGCACGGAAGGGCGCACCTCGACGTCATGGTGCACACGCTCTTGGTTTGCACCATAGTTGCCGTGGTGATCTGCATCGTAGCCGAGATGTGTCGGCCCCGAAGCGTCCTGGCGTCCCTGGGTCGAGCGTACTTTTGCCTCCTGCAAGCCACGTGGATGTGGCAGGTCGCCTTCATCCTCTACAACCCGGTTCCCGGACACAAGCCTTGGGACGTGCACAGCCACATGGACATGATGTTGGCCGCAAGCGTATTCGCGTGGCACATGATGGCTGTGCTGGTCTACGTTGGCGCGTTGGGCGCTGTGGCATGGGCGGTGAACCGAACGTGCGGCAGGTTCTGCCATGACATCATCTCCAATTATGCGGAAGACGCTGTCGACTTCCGTGAAACGTTCGTAAAGCGTGACATGTGA